The Thermococcus sp. genome includes a window with the following:
- a CDS encoding PH0542 domain-containing protein, which translates to MEEEFDLREALATGDRLQEVIARATVNKEFLKEVIELLDDDLWTVQKNALKVVVEVLRDMPELHDSLITKLMVMLRKSEAVPLTQEIARAFGVLADVAPEKVSKVVPVIFANYRVGDPKIKVNATYVLEEIMRVRPSLLGNVFRDISFMLTSKETSDKLAALNFILALSENGMKYITPFLPKLFALLHDKNELVRASAVETLVALGEKNEKMRKIVMSKLGEITDDKSELVQKKLKEGFSRLVMLER; encoded by the coding sequence TTAGGGAGGCACTGGCGACGGGCGATAGGCTCCAGGAGGTTATAGCGCGGGCAACAGTCAACAAGGAGTTTCTAAAGGAGGTCATAGAGCTCCTTGATGATGATCTCTGGACGGTCCAGAAGAACGCCCTTAAGGTTGTCGTTGAAGTACTCAGGGACATGCCGGAGCTACACGACTCCCTGATAACAAAGCTCATGGTCATGCTCAGGAAGAGTGAGGCGGTTCCATTAACCCAAGAGATAGCGAGGGCCTTTGGCGTCCTAGCAGATGTGGCCCCGGAGAAAGTTTCGAAGGTAGTACCGGTGATATTCGCCAACTACCGCGTCGGTGACCCGAAAATAAAGGTGAACGCGACCTACGTTCTGGAGGAGATAATGCGCGTCAGGCCCAGCCTGCTCGGCAACGTTTTCAGGGACATAAGCTTCATGCTCACCTCAAAGGAAACCTCCGATAAGCTCGCGGCCCTTAACTTCATCCTCGCCTTGAGCGAGAACGGGATGAAGTACATAACCCCCTTCCTGCCAAAGCTCTTCGCTCTCCTTCACGACAAGAACGAGCTCGTGCGCGCGAGTGCCGTCGAGACCCTAGTTGCTCTCGGGGAGAAGAACGAGAAGATGAGAAAAATAGTTATGTCAAAGCTCGGGGAGATAACGGACGACAAAAGTGAACTAGTTCAGAAAAAGCTTAAAGAGGGATTTTCAAGACTCGTCATGCTCGAGAGATGA